A single window of Kitasatospora sp. HUAS MG31 DNA harbors:
- a CDS encoding alpha/beta fold hydrolase, producing the protein MPITRIRGGSPAPRRRWFAAVAAVAACSTVLAGAGLVAADGMPPPPEPAPTTLDWRPCESGSAFDCATAEVPLDYDDPGGRLIDLAVVRHPATGPGHRIGTLFFNPGGPGGPGTVQFPQNYEAFPKEVRERFDIVSWDPRGVGHSTAVNCFADPQEAAAWAATKPAGFPVGAEQRAAWIAAYEDLGRRCERIDPALLRHVSAADSARDLDRLRAAVGDRQLSYLGISYGTILGATYANLFPDRVRALVLDSNIAPQAWTNDNNDRAELPLFLRMGSDRSAAATLERFLTLCGSAGQAGCAFSAGNPEATRAKYDELLRRLRAQPVGPWTYAATVSDVVNGLYIVHPGWTDLAGRLQALWEGRLPEPPTAPPAPPVPVPYLGEEQAIAVACGDTPNPRDPAVYHPLEEASAARTGDVGRHWTWAAEPCATWPAKAADRYTGPWDRPTAHPVLVVGTTFDPSTPYSNSQDMAAALADARLLTNEGFGHTALLNPSSCVRAYESRYLVDGTLPPAGTVCRQDTPPFAVPKPSGGVDAGGGGMARLVS; encoded by the coding sequence ATGCCCATCACCCGCATACGCGGCGGCTCCCCCGCACCCCGCCGCCGCTGGTTCGCGGCAGTCGCCGCGGTCGCCGCCTGTTCGACGGTACTGGCCGGCGCCGGCCTGGTCGCGGCCGACGGAATGCCGCCACCCCCGGAGCCCGCACCGACGACGCTGGACTGGCGCCCGTGCGAGTCGGGAAGTGCGTTCGACTGCGCGACCGCCGAGGTGCCGCTGGACTACGACGACCCCGGCGGCCGTCTCATCGACCTGGCGGTCGTCCGGCACCCGGCGACCGGACCGGGCCACCGCATCGGGACCCTCTTCTTCAACCCGGGCGGCCCGGGCGGGCCCGGTACGGTCCAGTTCCCGCAGAACTACGAGGCGTTCCCGAAGGAGGTCCGGGAACGCTTCGACATCGTCAGCTGGGACCCCCGCGGAGTCGGCCACAGTACGGCGGTGAACTGCTTCGCCGACCCGCAGGAGGCGGCCGCGTGGGCGGCGACCAAGCCGGCCGGGTTCCCGGTGGGCGCGGAGCAGCGGGCGGCGTGGATCGCCGCGTACGAGGATCTGGGGCGGCGGTGCGAGCGGATCGACCCGGCGCTGCTGCGGCACGTGTCGGCCGCGGACAGCGCCCGTGACCTGGACCGGTTGCGTGCGGCGGTGGGTGATCGGCAGCTGAGCTACCTGGGCATCTCCTACGGCACGATCCTCGGTGCCACCTACGCCAACCTGTTCCCCGACCGGGTGCGTGCGCTGGTGCTGGACAGCAACATCGCCCCGCAGGCCTGGACCAATGACAACAACGACCGGGCCGAGCTGCCGCTCTTCCTGCGCATGGGCTCGGACCGCTCGGCGGCGGCCACCCTGGAGCGCTTCCTGACCCTGTGCGGGTCCGCCGGCCAGGCGGGCTGCGCGTTCTCGGCGGGGAACCCGGAGGCGACCCGGGCCAAGTACGACGAGTTGCTGCGGCGGCTCCGGGCGCAGCCGGTGGGGCCGTGGACGTACGCCGCGACCGTCTCCGACGTGGTGAACGGCCTCTACATCGTCCACCCCGGTTGGACGGACCTGGCCGGCCGACTCCAGGCACTGTGGGAGGGCCGACTCCCGGAGCCGCCCACGGCTCCGCCCGCGCCGCCGGTTCCGGTGCCGTACCTGGGTGAGGAGCAGGCGATCGCGGTCGCGTGCGGCGACACGCCCAATCCGCGGGACCCGGCCGTCTACCACCCACTGGAGGAGGCGAGTGCCGCCCGCACGGGTGACGTCGGGCGGCACTGGACCTGGGCCGCCGAGCCGTGTGCGACCTGGCCGGCGAAGGCCGCCGACCGGTACACCGGGCCGTGGGACCGGCCCACCGCGCATCCCGTCCTGGTCGTCGGCACCACCTTCGACCCGTCCACGCCCTACTCGAACTCCCAGGACATGGCTGCGGCGCTGGCCGACGCCCGGCTGCTCACCAACGAGGGCTTCGGGCACACCGCGCTGCTCAACCCCAGCAGCTGCGTCCGGGCGTACGAGAGCCGGTACCTCGTCGACGGGACGCTCCCGCCGGCCGGGACGGTCTGCCGGCAGGACACGCCGCCCTTCGCCGTTCCCAAGCCGAGTGGCGGGGTGGACGCGGGCGGTGGGGGGATGGCCCGCCTGGTCTCCTGA
- a CDS encoding serine/threonine-protein kinase: protein MDRTPARRDAPDPRPSDPPPSQPPLPDPEVPEVPPGYRLAGYRITGPIGRGGWGSVHAAERESDGAPAAVKLLLPTLLTPGQRRTMAELARREVEFSRRADHPALVRTFAALTLDDPGRPQLHGAVALVMERAERSLQDLLADGGDLPPDRAGRILAEACAGLAHMHGNGWVHGDLKPANVLLMADGSVRLADFGLTAELDGTHAYVPPLGSPDHVPPEWWSERAGPRGVALRPSSDVWAFGVLAHQLLAGGLHPFPGATPRARALAAQSHARAGRRPRLDERVPPAWRPVIAGCLDPDPAARPAASVLAAAFPVDLAADLPAGRGPVGGPSRRRIALGAAAAATALAVTAAVLLAGPDTPPPPGSPLPSAGTPVAGGPATPVPPPATGPLPGALPPGADVPADLREPITQAARRCPEPEVTPALIAAMLKAESGFDADAARPETQEYGIAMWTPSVFTAWAQDGDLDGDKDYMSPPDAVISMGSYVCWLAQQFKRRGLREDLPGLLAAGYRTSDKTVAEARGVPERAREHAARVRAYLAEYTAP, encoded by the coding sequence ATGGACCGGACTCCAGCCCGCCGCGACGCACCGGACCCGCGACCGTCCGACCCGCCGCCGTCCCAGCCGCCGCTGCCCGACCCGGAGGTGCCCGAGGTCCCGCCCGGCTACCGGCTGGCCGGGTACCGGATCACCGGCCCGATCGGCCGCGGCGGCTGGGGCAGCGTCCACGCCGCCGAGCGGGAGAGCGACGGCGCCCCCGCCGCCGTCAAGCTGCTGCTGCCCACCCTGCTCACCCCCGGCCAGCGCCGCACCATGGCCGAACTCGCCCGGCGCGAGGTGGAGTTCAGTCGCCGTGCCGACCACCCGGCGCTGGTCAGGACGTTCGCCGCGCTCACCCTGGACGACCCCGGGCGGCCGCAACTGCACGGCGCGGTCGCCCTGGTGATGGAACGGGCCGAACGCAGCCTCCAGGACCTGCTGGCCGACGGCGGCGACCTCCCGCCCGACCGGGCCGGCCGGATCCTCGCCGAGGCCTGCGCCGGCCTCGCCCACATGCACGGCAACGGCTGGGTGCACGGGGACCTCAAACCGGCCAACGTGCTGTTGATGGCGGACGGTTCGGTACGTCTCGCCGACTTCGGGCTGACCGCCGAGCTCGACGGCACCCACGCCTACGTCCCGCCGCTCGGCTCGCCCGACCACGTCCCGCCCGAGTGGTGGTCCGAGCGGGCCGGCCCGCGCGGGGTGGCGCTGCGGCCGAGCAGCGACGTCTGGGCGTTCGGCGTGCTGGCCCACCAACTGCTCGCCGGCGGCCTGCACCCGTTCCCGGGCGCCACCCCCCGGGCCCGGGCGCTCGCCGCCCAGTCCCACGCCCGGGCCGGCCGCCGCCCCCGGCTCGACGAGCGGGTGCCGCCGGCCTGGCGGCCCGTGATCGCCGGCTGTCTGGACCCGGACCCCGCCGCCCGGCCCGCCGCGTCCGTCCTCGCCGCGGCCTTCCCCGTCGACCTCGCCGCCGACCTCCCCGCCGGCCGCGGGCCGGTGGGCGGCCCGTCCCGCCGCCGGATCGCCCTGGGCGCGGCAGCGGCGGCCACCGCCCTCGCGGTGACCGCCGCCGTCCTGCTCGCCGGACCGGACACCCCGCCCCCGCCCGGCTCCCCTCTCCCGTCCGCCGGCACCCCCGTGGCCGGCGGACCCGCCACCCCCGTCCCCCCGCCCGCGACCGGGCCCTTGCCGGGCGCCCTCCCGCCCGGCGCCGACGTCCCCGCCGACCTGCGCGAGCCGATCACCCAGGCCGCCCGCCGCTGCCCCGAGCCCGAGGTCACCCCGGCGCTGATCGCCGCGATGCTCAAGGCCGAGAGCGGCTTCGACGCCGACGCGGCCCGCCCGGAGACCCAGGAGTACGGCATCGCCATGTGGACGCCCTCGGTGTTCACCGCCTGGGCCCAGGACGGCGACCTCGACGGCGACAAGGACTACATGTCCCCGCCCGACGCCGTCATCAGCATGGGCTCCTACGTCTGCTGGCTGGCCCAGCAGTTCAAGCGCCGCGGCCTGCGGGAGGACCTGCCGGGCCTGCTCGCCGCCGGGTACCGCACCAGCGACAAGACGGTGGCCGAGGCCCGCGGCGTCCCCGAGCGGGCCCGGGAGCACGCGGCCCGGGTCCGCGCCTACCTCGCCGAGTACACCGCACCCTGA
- a CDS encoding xanthine dehydrogenase family protein molybdopterin-binding subunit, translating to MADLRRLEGREKVTGAARYAADVHPPDCVFAVPVPATVARGTVTAVHTAAALADPRVLAVLTHRTARRLHPVDDPALAVLQSPKVAHRGQYVALVVAETLRAAEQAAAEIRVDYRQEPHDVLLTEDHPRAYTPEEANGGHPAQRAHGDFAAVYAAAEVRLDAVYRIGPLHNHALEPHAATAWWQDGRLTVHDSSQGATLVQETLAALFGLERDRVLVVSEHVGGGFGAKGTPRPHVVLAALAAQEVGRPVQLSLPRAQLAAVVGHRAPSVQRVRLAADRAGGLLGLAHEVLSQTSTVREFVEQTAVPARVMYRSPAALTVHRVVAQDIPTPSWMRAPGECPGMFALESAMDELAQLCGLDPVELRLRNEPDREPDTERRFSSRHLAECLREGARRFGWADRDPSPGVRREGRLLVGTGVAASTYPALVAPSTAEVRAESDGTYRVLINATDIGTGARTALAVVAAEALEVPADRVRVDIGRSDLPRAPLAGGSCGTASWGWAVHKAATGLRAEPGLGTVRASTREEVKALDQSYARHAFGAQFAEVQVDVDTGEVRLRRLLGVFAAGRIVNPPTARSQLVGGMVMGASMALLEESTMDPAFGDHAERDLAAYHVAVNADVPRVDAYWIDEDDPHLNPPGAKGIGELGIVGTAAAVANAVHHATGIRVRRLPLSSRVLLQALESAHRQGRR from the coding sequence ATGGCTGACCTGCGGCGGCTGGAGGGCCGCGAGAAGGTGACCGGCGCCGCGCGGTACGCCGCCGACGTCCACCCGCCGGACTGCGTGTTCGCCGTGCCGGTGCCGGCCACGGTGGCCCGCGGCACCGTCACCGCGGTGCACACCGCCGCCGCCCTGGCCGACCCGCGGGTGCTCGCCGTACTCACCCACCGCACCGCCCGCCGCCTGCACCCGGTGGACGACCCCGCCCTCGCCGTGCTGCAGTCGCCGAAGGTCGCGCACCGCGGCCAGTACGTGGCCCTGGTCGTCGCCGAGACCCTGCGCGCCGCCGAACAGGCCGCCGCCGAGATCCGGGTGGACTACCGGCAGGAGCCGCACGACGTGCTGCTCACCGAGGACCACCCGCGCGCCTACACCCCCGAGGAGGCCAACGGCGGCCACCCGGCCCAGCGGGCCCACGGCGACTTCGCGGCGGTGTACGCGGCAGCCGAGGTCCGCCTCGACGCCGTCTACCGGATCGGACCGCTGCACAACCACGCCTTGGAGCCGCACGCCGCCACCGCCTGGTGGCAGGACGGGCGGCTGACCGTGCACGACTCCAGTCAGGGCGCGACCCTCGTCCAGGAGACCCTCGCGGCGCTCTTCGGCCTGGAACGGGACCGGGTGCTGGTGGTCAGCGAGCACGTCGGCGGCGGGTTCGGCGCCAAGGGCACCCCGCGCCCGCACGTGGTGCTCGCCGCCCTGGCCGCCCAGGAGGTCGGCCGGCCGGTCCAACTCTCCCTCCCCCGAGCACAGTTGGCTGCCGTGGTGGGCCACCGGGCACCCTCGGTGCAGCGGGTCCGACTGGCCGCCGACCGGGCCGGCGGGCTGCTCGGCCTCGCCCACGAGGTGCTCTCCCAGACCTCCACCGTCCGGGAGTTCGTGGAGCAGACCGCCGTGCCCGCCCGGGTGATGTACCGCTCCCCCGCCGCGCTGACCGTCCACCGGGTGGTCGCCCAGGACATCCCGACCCCCTCCTGGATGCGCGCCCCGGGCGAGTGCCCCGGCATGTTCGCCCTGGAGTCGGCCATGGACGAACTGGCCCAGCTGTGCGGGCTCGACCCGGTGGAACTGCGGCTGCGCAACGAACCCGACCGGGAGCCCGACACCGAACGGCGGTTCAGCAGCCGCCACCTGGCGGAGTGCCTGCGGGAGGGCGCCCGGCGGTTCGGCTGGGCGGACCGCGACCCCAGCCCCGGCGTCCGCCGCGAGGGGCGGCTGCTGGTCGGCACCGGCGTCGCCGCCTCCACCTACCCCGCCCTGGTCGCGCCCTCCACCGCCGAGGTCCGCGCCGAGTCCGACGGCACCTACCGGGTCCTCATCAACGCCACCGACATCGGCACCGGCGCCCGCACGGCGCTGGCCGTGGTCGCCGCCGAGGCCCTGGAGGTGCCCGCGGACCGCGTCCGGGTCGACATCGGGCGCAGCGACCTGCCCCGCGCCCCGCTCGCCGGCGGCTCCTGCGGCACCGCCTCCTGGGGCTGGGCGGTCCACAAGGCCGCCACCGGCCTGCGGGCCGAACCCGGGCTCGGCACGGTCCGGGCGAGCACCCGGGAGGAGGTGAAGGCCCTCGACCAGTCCTACGCCCGGCACGCGTTCGGGGCCCAGTTCGCCGAGGTCCAGGTGGACGTGGACACCGGGGAGGTCCGGCTGCGGCGGCTGCTCGGCGTGTTCGCCGCCGGGCGGATCGTCAACCCCCCGACCGCCCGCTCCCAGCTGGTCGGCGGCATGGTGATGGGCGCCTCGATGGCCCTGCTGGAGGAGTCCACCATGGACCCCGCGTTCGGCGACCACGCCGAACGGGACCTGGCGGCGTACCACGTCGCCGTGAACGCGGACGTCCCGCGGGTCGACGCGTACTGGATCGACGAGGACGACCCGCACCTCAACCCGCCGGGCGCCAAGGGCATCGGGGAGCTCGGGATCGTCGGCACGGCCGCCGCGGTGGCGAACGCCGTCCACCACGCCACGGGCATCCGGGTCCGCCGGCTCCCGCTCAGCTCCCGCGTCCTCCTCCAGGCCCTCGAATCCGCCCACCGCCAGGGCCGCCGCTGA